The Desulfatibacillum aliphaticivorans DSM 15576 DNA window GAAAAACATAGGGAAGTAAGGCGCTCGGTGCGGGCTTTTTGCGAAGCCGAACTGGCGCCCATAGCCAAGGACCTGGACCAGGAAGCGCGCTTCCCCTGGGAAGTGGTGGAAAAAATGGGGGCCTTGGGCTATTTCGGCATTCAGGTTCCCAAAGATCTGGGCGGCGCCGGAATGGACTCGGTGTCCTATGTGGTGGCTATTGAGGAAATCTCGCGGGTGTGCGGCGGCATGGGATTGTGCGTGACCGTGCACAACAGCGTGGCGGTTCATCCCATCATGGCCTTTGGAACCCGGGAACAGCAGGTAAAATGGGTTCCCGACCTGGCGGCCGGCAAGAAGATCGGCGCATTTTGCCTGACCGAGCCCAACGCAGGTTCGGACGCTTCTGGAATACAGGCCGTGGCTTTAAAGGACGGAGATCATTATGTGGTGAACGCCAACAAGGTGTTTGTCACCAACGGCGGCGTGGCCGACACCTGTCTGATTTTCGTGCGGACGAACCCGGAGGCCGGTCCTCGCGGCATCAGCGTGATTGTGGCGGAGCGCGGAACGCCCGGTTTTGTGGTGGGCGACCTGGAAGACCTCTGCGGCATGCGCTGCAATCCGGTTTCCTCCATCCGGCTTAATGACTGCCGGATTCCCGAGGACCACCTGCTGGGCAAGGAAGGCATTGGCCTGGCTATCGGCCTGGCAGGCCTGGACACGGGGCGCATCGGCATTGCGGCCCAGGCGTTGGGCATTGCCCAGGCTGCGCTGGAGGAAGGCATTCGCTATTCCAAGCAGCGCAGGCAGTTTAAGGTTCCCATCGCCAAGCACCAGTCCGTTGCCAACATGATCGCCGACATGGCCACCCAGGTGGATGCGGCGCGTCTCATGGTTTACCGGGCCGCAGCCCTCAAGGATTTGAAAAAGCCCTTTTCCAAGGAAT harbors:
- a CDS encoding acyl-CoA dehydrogenase family protein, coding for MNPFLTEKHREVRRSVRAFCEAELAPIAKDLDQEARFPWEVVEKMGALGYFGIQVPKDLGGAGMDSVSYVVAIEEISRVCGGMGLCVTVHNSVAVHPIMAFGTREQQVKWVPDLAAGKKIGAFCLTEPNAGSDASGIQAVALKDGDHYVVNANKVFVTNGGVADTCLIFVRTNPEAGPRGISVIVAERGTPGFVVGDLEDLCGMRCNPVSSIRLNDCRIPEDHLLGKEGIGLAIGLAGLDTGRIGIAAQALGIAQAALEEGIRYSKQRRQFKVPIAKHQSVANMIADMATQVDAARLMVYRAAALKDLKKPFSKESAMAKLFAAETASTVTDMAVQIHGGYGYSKDYPVERYFRDARVTRIYEGTSEVHRTVIARSVLGKF